The segment GGTTCATCAAGTAACAATAATTTAGGACGAATAGCCAATGCGCGGGCGATCGCAACTCGTTGTTTCATCCCTCCAGAAAGTTCGGCGGGATACTTATCAGCAGCATGGCGTAAATTGACCATATTAATATGTTCTTCGACGATGGCTTTTCGTTCACGCGCTGATTGATTTCCATAGACTTGTTCGACGGCTAAAGTAATATTTTCTCTAACCGTTTTCCACGGTAATAAAGAATAGTTTTGAAAGACAACCATACGGTCTGGACCGGGTTCTTTCACTTCTCTATTTTCGAGGATAATACCGCCTTGAGTAGGCCTATCTAATCCAGCCACAATATTGAGTAATGTTGATTTTCCACAACCCGAATGACCTAATAAACAAACAAACTCACCTTGTTGAATTTTGAGATGAATATTTTTCAAGGCAATATATCGATTACCATCGGGAAGAGAAAATACTCGATCTACATGGTCTATTTCTAAAAATGCTGTCATAATTAATCACTAATTCTTGATAGTTAATACAATAAACCTTGGGAATGATAACTTAACAGAATTAAGAAAATAAAATCTCGTTATTTGATTAATCACCTAATCCTGTTCATCTTATCATCCTAACAATCCTAACCCTTACTGGTTTTCTTCTGATGGAATGACTAAAGAAGCAATAAAACCCACTAAACGGTCAAGGATTAAACCCACTAACCCTACATAGATTAAAGCAACGATGATTTCCGGTAATTGGGAACTATTATAGGAGTCCCAAATAAAGAAACCAATACCAACACCACCGACTAACATTTCAGCAGCAACAATGGCTAACCAAGAAAGTCCAATGCCAATTCTTAACCCGGTAAAAATATAAGGAACGGCAGCAGGGAACATGATTTCCCAAAAGTATTTAAAACCTGATAAACGCAACACTTTAGCGACATTTTTATAGTCTTTAGGAATCTGTTGTACTCCGACGGTTGTGTTAAGAATAATTGGCCAAATTGCAGTAATAAAAATCACAAAAATGGCGGAAGGATTGGCTTCTTCAAAACCTGCTAAAGCAATCGGCAACCAAGCTAAGGGGGGAACGGTTCGCAAGACTTGAAAAATAGGATCAACGGCATCATAAATAAAGGAATTAGACCCAATTAAGATACCTAAAGCAATTCCAACAATGGCTGCTAGACTATACCCGATCGCTACCCGTTGTAAACTTGCAGTTATCTGCCAAAATAGTCCTTTATCTGTGCCTCCATTATCAAAAAAAGGATTAAAAATTAGTGTAGAAGTCTCTTGAAAAGTTTTAAGAGGACTCGGTAAATTAGCCTCTGGACTGTTACATAAAATTTGCCAAACGACTAGAATAAAGAGAATAGCACAAACAGGAGCTAATAACTTTCTAGGGGGATTTTTAATGAGGGAAACAATAAAATTAGGTTTCCTCAAGGATTTGTTGAGATTAACTGTCATACTTAATAAGTACCTCTTGAAATTTTGATGACACTTGGATGATTTTTAGGAGCATGGTTAGTAGAATGGGATGAACAGATTAATCTTAAAATCCTGTTCATCCTTTAATCTTGCCTAAGCTTTCTTAATTTTCAGGCTATCGAGATAAGCTTTGGGGTTAGCGGGGTCAAATTTCACCCCATCAAAGAAGGTTTCAACTCCACGAGAATCACTGGTGGGAATTTCCGCATCAGCCACTTTAATTGCTTTAGCAGCTTCTTTCCATAAATCAGAACGATTGACTTTATCAACTAAGGTTTTTGTATCCGTATCAGCCGGAATATAACCCCAACGCATATCTTCAGTTAAGAACCATAAATCATGACTCTTATAAGGATAAGACGCATTATCTTTCCAAAACTTCATCGCAATATCAGGATTTTCTACCTTCCGTCCATCACCATAATCAATTGTGCCGTGTATTCTGCCAATAATGTCTTCAACGGGGACTTTAAACCACTTATCTTGAGCGACAATTTCACACATTTCTTGATGATTTTCTGGCTTATCACACCATTGTTGTGCTTCTAATACCGCTTTGAGTAAAGCTTTAGCAGCTTTGGGATTTTTATCCACCCAATCAGCGCGTAAGGCAAAAGATTTTTCAGGATGATCTTTCCACAATTCTCCAGTGACTAAAGCAGTATAACCTTGCTTCTGATTGACTAATTGAGCATTCCAAGGTTCACCCACACAAAAGGTTTCCATGGCTCCAATTTTCATATTAGCAACCATTTGAGGAGGGGGTACAGGAATAACTGAAATGTCTTTTTCGGGGTCAATTCCCCCGGCTGCTAACCAATAGCGTAACCAAAGATCGTGAGTTCCTCCAGGGAAGGTCATGGCAGCATTTAATTCTTTTTTATTAGCCTTGGCTTTGCTAAAAACTTCTTTCATTTTAGAACTATCTAAACTCACTTTTAAATCGAGATAGTCCTTACTCACAGAAATTCCCTGGCCATTAACATTTAATCTGGCTAAAATATACATGGGAACAGGTTGTTTTGTAATCTTACCCAAGGTCATCAAGTAAGGCATGGGGGTTAAAATATGAGCCCCATCAATACCACCTCCCTCGGAACCGAGTTCCAAATTATCTCTAGTAACCGGCCAAGAGGCTTGTTTGAGGACTTCTACCCCAGTCATCCCATACTTATCAAAGAGTCCTTTTTCTTTGGCAATAATTAAGGGTGTAGAGTCGGTTAAGGCAATAAATCCGAGTTTGGCCGTCGTCACCTCTGGCATTTCTTCGGGACTGAGGTTAGTGACGGGACTGGCCTGGGGTTGAGGAGTAGACCCAGATTGAGTAGTATTATTTTCACTACCGCTAGAACAACCATGAATGATCACAGTGCCAGCAGCAGCAGCACCAGCAGTCACGATAAATTGGCGACGAGACAGTTTAGACATAGGGATCAATGGCCAAAAAGGAAAACAGTAATTGATGTCGGTAAGGGATTGATAAAGCTTTTTTCTCTTAAAAGCTTTATTTTGCGTTTTTGTGTCTATAAATACTCCAGAAATCACGGAGAATTGCTTACACTAGATAAAAGCATTACATGGGGATTTTGAATTTTTCGTATTATTTGCTACAAAATATTACAATTTTTGCAATAAAAGCATTGCTTTTATGTGGTTTTTGCATAGCTTAAAGAAAAAAGTCTTTCTCCTGGGGAGTTCGGAGTCAGAAGTCAGAAGTTAATATCTCTCACCCCCTCTCCCACTCACCCCCTCTCCCACTCTCCCACTCTCCCTCAATCCTAAATAACCCGTTCATTTCCCCCATCAATAGGAATTTGTGCGGCGGTTGTTTTGGCAAATACATCACTACATAGATGAGCAACCATTTCAGCGACATCCTGACTGGTAACTTCGACTTTTAAGACATTATTCGTTTTATATTGCTCTATGGTAAGGCCATAATGCTGTGCACGGGCTTCTAAGACCTCTTCTCGCCAAATTCCGGTGTCAAATACTCCATTAGGATGCACCGAATTAAGGCGAATATTGTCCTTACCCCATTCTAAAGCGGCTACGCGAGTTAATTGATTTAACGCCGCTTTAGAAGCAGAATAAGCTGCGGCTCCCGGACCTGGAGCAGGGACATTTTTTGAGCCAATAATGACCACCCTACCCCCTTTAGGAGCTAATTTGAGGAAAGGATGACATTCTCGCATGATGACTAAATTGGCATCCAAATTAATTGACATCACCCGTCGCCATTCTTCGGTAGAAAGTCCTTCTATCGCGCATCCGGGGGGAAAAATTCCCGCGTTGAGAATTAACATATCTAGTCCCCCAAAGGTTCTGATCACCCTTTCGAGGGCAGCTTTTAGGGCAGTTTCATCGGTAATATCGCAGGGAATGCCACAAAAATCAGGGCGTTGATACAAATTGGCGATCGCTTCATTAATATCCAGTCCCACCACCGCAGCACCTCGTTTTAGGAGAGAATCGACGCAAGCTTTACCAATACCCGATGCAGCCCCTGTTACTAGGGCAATTTCACCAGAAAATATCGGCGTTTGACCTCCTTTAGCCAATTTTGCCTGTTCCAGTTCCCAGTATTCCATATCAAAGAGATCTTGAGCACTTAAGGCCTGATATCCCCCCAGAAGTGTAGACCGTTGAATAATTTCGATGGTATGGTGGTAAATATCGGCAACAATGGCTGCGTCTTTGGCATTACGACCAATGGTACACATTCCCCATTCAGGGTCGAGAATGACCCTAGGAGCGGGGTCTAAGATGGTTTTGGGTTCTTTCGCTTGGGGCGCATGGGTGTTAAAATAGGTTCGATAGGCTTGAACGTAACTGTCTACCTCATTGCCTAGGAGGGGTAGCCGTTTCGTCCGAATGACGTGATCGGGAGTAGCGGGTCCTTGTTGAGAAATCTCTGCAATGTCGGGACGTTGGGTAAAAGCAAGGGTTTGATCGTTGCAATGCAAGGATGCAATAACGGGAAATCCTGCGGACTGAGAAACTTGAGATCTCAGCTTAGCCAGAGTGTAACTAAGGCTTTTTTCGGGATGAATAACCGATTTTTGGGGAATTTTCCAGGCGTTATGTTGCGCTAAATAGTCCTCTGCTTGACTAACTAATTCGATCATCCGTTCGTAGGACGCTTGGGCGGTTTCCCCAAAGGAAAAGATACCATGATTCA is part of the Rippkaea orientalis PCC 8801 genome and harbors:
- the ntrB gene encoding nitrate ABC transporter permease; translated protein: MTVNLNKSLRKPNFIVSLIKNPPRKLLAPVCAILFILVVWQILCNSPEANLPSPLKTFQETSTLIFNPFFDNGGTDKGLFWQITASLQRVAIGYSLAAIVGIALGILIGSNSFIYDAVDPIFQVLRTVPPLAWLPIALAGFEEANPSAIFVIFITAIWPIILNTTVGVQQIPKDYKNVAKVLRLSGFKYFWEIMFPAAVPYIFTGLRIGIGLSWLAIVAAEMLVGGVGIGFFIWDSYNSSQLPEIIVALIYVGLVGLILDRLVGFIASLVIPSEENQ
- a CDS encoding CmpA/NrtA family ABC transporter substrate-binding protein, which translates into the protein MSKLSRRQFIVTAGAAAAGTVIIHGCSSGSENNTTQSGSTPQPQASPVTNLSPEEMPEVTTAKLGFIALTDSTPLIIAKEKGLFDKYGMTGVEVLKQASWPVTRDNLELGSEGGGIDGAHILTPMPYLMTLGKITKQPVPMYILARLNVNGQGISVSKDYLDLKVSLDSSKMKEVFSKAKANKKELNAAMTFPGGTHDLWLRYWLAAGGIDPEKDISVIPVPPPQMVANMKIGAMETFCVGEPWNAQLVNQKQGYTALVTGELWKDHPEKSFALRADWVDKNPKAAKALLKAVLEAQQWCDKPENHQEMCEIVAQDKWFKVPVEDIIGRIHGTIDYGDGRKVENPDIAMKFWKDNASYPYKSHDLWFLTEDMRWGYIPADTDTKTLVDKVNRSDLWKEAAKAIKVADAEIPTSDSRGVETFFDGVKFDPANPKAYLDSLKIKKA
- a CDS encoding bifunctional aldolase/short-chain dehydrogenase → MKSLWNDQEVVKYQGDLALRVYTSRLLGQEPSLVLHGGGNTSVKIRQENLVGEVEDILYVKGSGWDLATIEEAGFSPVKMPHLLKLAELPSLSDSQMVNELKTQMIKASAPSPSVETILHAILPYKYVDHTHADAVVTITNTATGWERMQEIYGDRVVLIPYIMPGFDLARLCAEKFAAEAGKQTIGMVLMNHGIFSFGETAQASYERMIELVSQAEDYLAQHNAWKIPQKSVIHPEKSLSYTLAKLRSQVSQSAGFPVIASLHCNDQTLAFTQRPDIAEISQQGPATPDHVIRTKRLPLLGNEVDSYVQAYRTYFNTHAPQAKEPKTILDPAPRVILDPEWGMCTIGRNAKDAAIVADIYHHTIEIIQRSTLLGGYQALSAQDLFDMEYWELEQAKLAKGGQTPIFSGEIALVTGAASGIGKACVDSLLKRGAAVVGLDINEAIANLYQRPDFCGIPCDITDETALKAALERVIRTFGGLDMLILNAGIFPPGCAIEGLSTEEWRRVMSINLDANLVIMRECHPFLKLAPKGGRVVIIGSKNVPAPGPGAAAYSASKAALNQLTRVAALEWGKDNIRLNSVHPNGVFDTGIWREEVLEARAQHYGLTIEQYKTNNVLKVEVTSQDVAEMVAHLCSDVFAKTTAAQIPIDGGNERVI